One part of the Gossypium raimondii isolate GPD5lz chromosome 1, ASM2569854v1, whole genome shotgun sequence genome encodes these proteins:
- the LOC105785329 gene encoding neutral/alkaline invertase 3, chloroplastic, producing the protein MGTSEAVLHVLSGAVPQFLSSDMCSSNSDLVFYSKCHIKSVKKKGSRRLPSLKCSSMSGCQIGSYRCKRLGGGLHGNTAIDRLTLLRCKCQQAESVSGVDTGEGNGAWFVDNAKKLNLNGSMNSEDILEFKTVEQLKRENEVSMLNGKVGTGTNTIFTGGVDSVEDEAWELLRASMVYYCGSPVGTIAANDPTSSNVLNYDQVFIRDFIPSGIAFLLKGEYDIVRNFILHTLQLQSWEKTMDCHSPGQGLMPASFKVRTVPLDGDDSATEEVLDPDFGEAAIGRVAPVDSGLWWIILLRAYGKCSDDLSVQERVDVQTGIKMILRLCLADGFDMFPTLLVTDGSCMIDRRMGIHGHPLEIQALFYSALLCAREMLTPGDGSADLIRALNNRLVALSFHIREYYWIDMRKLNEIYRYKTEEYSYDAVNKFNIYPDQISPWLVEWMPNKGGYLIGNLQPAHMDFRFFSLGNLWAVVSGLATIDQSHAILDLIEAKWADLVAEMPFKICYPALEGQEWQIITGCDPKNTPWSYHNAGSWPTLLWQLTVACMKMNRPELAAKAVSVAEKRISKDKWPEYYDTKKARFIGKQSRLFQTWSIAGFLVAKLLLADPNAAKILTTEEDTELVNAFSCMISANPRRKRGPKRSKQTYIV; encoded by the exons ATGGGAACTTCGGAGGCTGTTCTGCACGTTTTATCGGGGGCTGTCCCTCAGTTTTTAAGTAGTGATATGTGTTCTAGCAATTCGGATTTAGTTTTCTATTCTAAATGCCACATTAAGTCTGTGAAGAAAAAAGGGTCAAGGCGTTTGCCGTCCTTGAAGTGTTCGAGTATGTCGGGATGTCAAATAGGAAGCTATAGGTGTAAGCGACTAGGTGGTGGTTTGCATGGGAATACGGCAATTGACAGATTGACACTTCTTAGATGCAAATGCCAGCAAGCTGAAAGTGTAAGTGGAGTAGATACAGGCGAAGGAAATGGGGCGTGGTTTGTGGATAATGCAAAGAAATTGAATCTTAATGGTTCGATGAACTCGGAAGACATTCTGGAGTTCAAGACTGTTGAGCAATTGAAGAGGGAAAATGAAGTCTCAATGTTGAATGGTAAAGTGGGAACAGGCACAAACACCATTTTCACGGGTGGTGTAGATTCTGTCGAGGATGAAGCATGGGAGTTACTCCGGGCTTCTATGGTTTACTATTGTGGAAGTCCTGTTGGAACAATTGCTGCCAATGATCCCACAAGTTCCAATGTATTGAATTACGATCAAGTCTTTATTCGTGATTTCATACCTTCTGGCATTGCTTTCCTGTTAAAAGGAGAGTATGACATTGTCCGGAATTTCATACTTCATACTCTTCAGTTACAG AGTTGGGAGAAAACAATGGACTGTCATAGCCCTGGTCAGGGATTGATGCCTGCTAGTTTTAAAGTGCGCACAGTTCCTCTCGATGGTGATGATTCAGCAACGGAGGAGGTATTGGATCCCGACTTTGGAGAGGCAGCTATTGGCCGTGTTGCTCCTGTTGATTCTG GATTGTGGTGGATTATATTATTACGGGCATATGGTAAATGTTCAGATGACCTTTCAGTTCAGGAGAGAGTTGACGTCCAAACTGGAATCAAGATGATCCTGCGGCTATGTCTTGCTGATGGTTTCGATATGTTTCCTACATTATTGGTTACTGATGGTTCTTGTATGATAGATCGCCGCATGGGAATTCATGGACACCCTCTGGAAATTcag GCACTTTTCTATTCAGCATTGTTATGTGCACGTGAAATGCTTACTCCGGGGGATGGATCAGCTGATCTTATTCGAGCATTGAATAACCGTCTGGTTGCTCTGTCGTTTCATATTCGGGAATATTATTGGATTGATATGAGAAAACTTAATGAAATTTACCGTTACAAGACTGAAGAGTATTCATATGATGCAGTTAATAAGTTCAACATTTATCCCGATCAAATCTCTCCTTGGTTGGTGGAATGGATGCCTAATAAAGGAGGCTACCTGATTGGGAATTTACAACCAGCACATATGGATTTTCGATTCTTTTCTCTAGGAAATTTGTGGGCCGTTGTGAGTGGTCTTGCAACGATTGATCAGTCTCATGCTATATTGGATCTCATTGAAGCTAAGTGGGCAGATTTGGTGGCAGAAATGCCATTTAAGATATGTTACCCGGCTCTTGAAGGTCAGGAGTGGCAGATCATAACTGGCTGTGATCCGAAGAACAC GCCTTGGTCTTACCACAATGCTGGTTCCTGGCCAACTCTACTCTGGCAG CTCACTGTCGCATGCATGAAGATGAATAGACCGGAACTTGCTGCAAAAGCTGTTTCAGTTGCTGAGAAACGCATATCCAAGGACAAATGGCCCGAGTACTATGATACTAAAAAGGCAAGGTTCATTGGAAAACAATCGCGACTGTTCCAAACCTGGTCTATTGCAGGATTTCTTGTGGCAAAACTTCTACTTGCAGACCCAAATGCAGCGAAAATTTTGACAACCGAAGAGGATACTGAGCTTGTCAATGCCTTCTCCTGCATGATCAGTGCCAACCCGAGAAGAAAACGTGGTCCCAAGAGATCGAAACAGACATACATCGTGTGA